From a region of the Bermanella marisrubri genome:
- the uraH gene encoding hydroxyisourate hydrolase — protein MKSPITTHILDTHLGKPATSVSVALYRLEGSDYQKIASGETNDDGRITDWMSETQRKSGTYRVVFDIQAYFDRQNIRCLYPSIAIDFNLDHEDEHYHIPLLVSANGYSTYRGS, from the coding sequence ATGAAATCGCCCATAACTACGCATATTTTGGACACGCACTTAGGTAAGCCAGCAACATCAGTGTCGGTGGCACTTTATCGTTTAGAGGGCTCTGACTATCAGAAAATTGCCAGCGGTGAAACCAATGATGATGGTCGTATAACCGATTGGATGTCGGAGACGCAAAGAAAAAGCGGTACGTATCGCGTCGTATTTGATATTCAAGCCTATTTTGACCGTCAAAACATTCGCTGCCTGTATCCATCGATCGCCATTGACTTTAATCTTGATCATGAAGATGAGCATTATCATATACCACTATTGGTAAGTGCGAACGGCTACTCCACATATCGGGGTTCATGA
- a CDS encoding ureidoglycolate lyase, which yields MSLNKVLTLTPEPLTAEAFSDFGDVIQVGEQPIMINEGTTERHHKLSSVELLGQSDLAIINIFRAQPRTLPMDIKMMERHPLGSQAFLPTSSRPYLVLVCLGQQKPDPYSMRLFLVSGREPSLTGVSYKANCWHHPLLALEDVTDFWVVDRAGDGNNLEEYEFDSAWHIQIPELKNYEL from the coding sequence ATGTCGTTGAATAAAGTCTTAACACTGACGCCCGAGCCATTGACGGCAGAAGCGTTCTCAGATTTTGGTGATGTGATCCAAGTGGGCGAACAGCCCATCATGATCAATGAAGGTACAACGGAGCGCCACCATAAATTAAGCTCGGTTGAATTATTAGGCCAATCTGACCTGGCGATTATAAATATCTTCCGAGCGCAACCACGTACTTTGCCAATGGACATCAAAATGATGGAACGTCATCCATTAGGCAGTCAGGCATTTTTACCGACTTCCAGCCGTCCCTATTTAGTGTTGGTTTGTCTGGGTCAACAAAAGCCCGACCCTTATAGTATGCGATTATTCTTGGTGAGTGGCCGTGAACCTAGTTTAACCGGCGTAAGTTACAAAGCAAATTGCTGGCATCATCCTTTATTGGCTTTAGAAGATGTCACTGATTTTTGGGTTGTAGATCGCGCAGGTGATGGCAATAACCTAGAAGAATACGAATTTGATAGTGCTTGGCACATACAAATACCTGAGCTAAAGAATTACGAGTTATAA